Proteins encoded in a region of the Altererythrobacter ishigakiensis genome:
- the dksA gene encoding RNA polymerase-binding protein DksA translates to MATAASEEIDILEKAKRIIGPDYVPSEDEPYMNEKQQNYFRMLLLEWKRSIQNAAGQTLQSLADGPIREPDLNDRASSETDWGIELRTRDRQRKLTSKINSALRKIDEGEYGYCEVTGEPIGLKRLIARPVATMTVEAQEAHERREKISRDD, encoded by the coding sequence ATGGCTACTGCCGCTTCTGAAGAGATTGATATCCTCGAAAAGGCTAAACGGATCATCGGGCCCGACTACGTCCCGAGCGAAGACGAGCCTTATATGAACGAGAAGCAGCAGAACTATTTTCGAATGCTGCTGCTCGAATGGAAACGGTCGATCCAGAATGCTGCTGGACAGACTCTTCAGTCTTTGGCTGACGGGCCGATCCGTGAACCCGATTTGAATGATCGGGCATCGAGCGAGACCGATTGGGGTATCGAACTTCGCACGCGTGATCGTCAGCGTAAACTGACCAGCAAGATCAATTCGGCACTCCGCAAGATCGATGAAGGTGAATACGGTTATTGCGAAGTGACCGGCGAACCCATTGGCCTCAAGCGCCTGATTGCACGGCCGGTCGCGACAATGACCGTCGAAGCGCAGGAAGCGCACGAGCGACGCGAGAAGATATCGCGCGACGACTAA
- the kynU gene encoding kynureninase, which produces MLERARGLDSTDPLGHFRDRFVLPQDVVYLDGNSLGALPKETAERVNQVVTGEWGDGLIRSWNDADWINLPQRIGRKIAPLIGADPSEVIVADSVSVNLFKLISAALKMRPERKAILSEPGNFPTDLYMIQGLQEQGLAEQKLIDRCNVAEALDNDVALLLLTHVHYKSGAMHDMQTLTKAAHDVGALVLWDLSHTGGAMPVNLNEVGADFAVGCGYKYLCGGPGAPAYAYVAERHHKALSQPLSGWMGHAQPFAFQDEYTPAPGVDRLLCGTPQIVSMSALEVGVDLIAEIGVDRLYAKSQALSEFFLECLSAGGIDLELVSPAKSPERGNQLSFRHENAYAICQALIARGVIGDFRDPDILRLGFAPAYLRFEDMAEAARHLTEVLESAEWQRDEFNQRAAVT; this is translated from the coding sequence ATGCTTGAACGCGCACGCGGACTCGACTCGACGGACCCGCTTGGTCACTTTCGTGATCGTTTCGTCTTGCCACAGGACGTGGTCTACCTTGATGGCAACTCGCTTGGTGCGCTCCCGAAGGAAACCGCTGAGCGGGTGAATCAGGTCGTAACCGGTGAATGGGGCGATGGATTGATCCGTAGCTGGAATGACGCCGACTGGATCAATTTGCCACAGCGCATTGGCAGGAAGATCGCGCCGCTGATTGGCGCAGATCCGAGCGAAGTGATCGTGGCGGACAGCGTTTCGGTCAATCTGTTCAAGCTAATCAGCGCTGCCTTGAAAATGCGTCCCGAACGCAAGGCAATTCTGTCCGAGCCGGGCAACTTCCCAACCGACCTCTACATGATTCAAGGTTTGCAAGAGCAAGGTTTGGCAGAGCAAAAGCTGATAGACCGATGTAACGTCGCCGAAGCTTTGGATAACGATGTTGCACTGCTTCTGCTGACGCATGTGCATTACAAGAGCGGCGCGATGCATGACATGCAGACGCTGACCAAGGCAGCTCATGATGTGGGCGCCCTGGTCCTGTGGGACTTGTCGCATACTGGCGGTGCGATGCCGGTCAACTTGAATGAAGTGGGCGCGGATTTCGCAGTCGGTTGCGGCTACAAATATCTATGCGGCGGGCCGGGCGCGCCGGCATATGCCTATGTTGCGGAGCGCCATCACAAAGCGCTGTCCCAGCCATTGTCAGGCTGGATGGGGCACGCACAGCCTTTTGCATTTCAAGATGAATACACTCCTGCACCGGGAGTGGACCGACTGCTTTGCGGGACACCTCAGATCGTTTCGATGTCGGCATTGGAAGTAGGCGTTGATCTGATTGCAGAGATCGGCGTTGATCGGCTTTATGCGAAATCTCAGGCGCTATCGGAATTCTTTCTCGAGTGTCTGTCTGCGGGTGGCATTGACCTTGAACTCGTCAGCCCGGCCAAGAGTCCTGAGCGCGGTAACCAGCTCAGCTTTCGTCATGAGAATGCCTATGCGATATGTCAGGCGCTGATCGCGCGCGGTGTGATCGGCGATTTTCGTGATCCGGATATCCTCAGGCTGGGCTTTGCGCCCGCCTATCTGCGTTTCGAGGATATGGCGGAAGCCGCGCGGCATCTGACCGAAGTTCTGGAAAGTGCCGAATGGCAACGTGACGAATTCAATCAGAGGGCAGCGGTAACCTGA
- a CDS encoding PilZ domain-containing protein has translation MAETVQRRAEDRVEVIHRAQMRVERDTLSYPVTVRNLSTQGMMGEGPVPLSSGTRLTVSLPDQGEVAGTVVWVQKPRFGVAFDRSVDPSFA, from the coding sequence ATGGCGGAAACAGTTCAGCGCAGAGCCGAAGACAGGGTCGAGGTGATTCACCGCGCCCAAATGCGCGTAGAGCGCGACACGCTGTCCTACCCCGTCACCGTCCGCAATCTATCGACTCAAGGCATGATGGGCGAAGGCCCTGTTCCACTGAGCAGCGGGACAAGGTTGACTGTAAGCCTGCCTGATCAAGGTGAAGTTGCTGGCACTGTGGTGTGGGTTCAGAAACCTCGCTTCGGCGTTGCATTTGATCGCTCCGTCGATCCTTCATTTGCTTAG
- the infA gene encoding translation initiation factor IF-1 — MAKEELIKMEGSINEILPDGCLGVTLDNEHRIICYTAGRMRRYRIGTVVGDRVHVEMTPYDLSKGRIVFRERTLGQTPACTRKRGYRR, encoded by the coding sequence TTGGCGAAAGAAGAGCTCATCAAGATGGAAGGCTCGATCAACGAGATCCTGCCCGATGGCTGCTTAGGCGTCACCCTCGACAATGAGCATCGCATCATCTGCTACACTGCTGGCAGGATGCGTCGCTATCGCATCGGAACGGTCGTTGGAGACCGCGTACACGTCGAAATGACGCCATATGATCTGAGCAAAGGCCGGATCGTTTTCCGCGAACGCACACTGGGGCAAACGCCCGCTTGTACTCGCAAACGCGGATACAGGCGCTAA
- a CDS encoding glycerophosphodiester phosphodiesterase family protein — protein MVKRAAPEWLTQWEYAHRGLHGRGVPENSLSGARLAIEAGLGIECDIQRSADGRAVVFHDWELDRLTGGRGPFEKRSKDELQTLNYSGSEERIATLPDLLGLVAGRVPLLIEIKSKPGYDVRASCAAVDCDLQDYTGEFAVMSFDPRVARWFRRNSPRTCVGLVIREDEHGYTQKAWQRRLAFWIALPDFVAYHIAALPSRWVDRLRRKGLPVLTWTVNSPETRTRALSRADALISEGEGLA, from the coding sequence ATGGTGAAGCGCGCCGCTCCCGAATGGCTAACGCAATGGGAATATGCCCATCGCGGGTTGCATGGGAGGGGTGTCCCTGAGAACTCGCTATCAGGAGCGCGGCTGGCGATCGAAGCTGGCTTGGGGATCGAATGCGATATTCAGCGCAGCGCCGATGGGCGCGCAGTGGTGTTCCATGACTGGGAGCTTGATCGACTGACAGGCGGGCGAGGCCCGTTCGAAAAGCGTAGCAAGGACGAGCTTCAGACACTCAACTATAGTGGCAGCGAAGAGCGTATCGCGACGCTGCCAGATTTACTTGGGTTGGTCGCGGGCCGGGTACCGCTACTTATCGAGATCAAGTCGAAGCCCGGCTATGATGTCCGTGCAAGCTGCGCTGCTGTGGATTGCGATCTGCAGGACTACACAGGCGAATTTGCTGTCATGAGCTTCGATCCGCGTGTTGCGCGTTGGTTCAGGCGCAATTCGCCGCGAACCTGCGTCGGTTTGGTGATCCGGGAAGACGAGCACGGCTATACACAAAAAGCGTGGCAGCGCCGCCTCGCATTCTGGATCGCGCTGCCCGACTTTGTCGCTTACCACATCGCAGCATTGCCAAGCCGCTGGGTTGATCGGCTGCGGCGCAAGGGGCTGCCGGTGCTGACTTGGACGGTGAACTCGCCCGAGACGCGAACCCGCGCTCTCTCACGCGCGGACGCATTGATCAGTGAAGGCGAAGGCTTGGCGTGA
- a CDS encoding ABC-F family ATP-binding cassette domain-containing protein, translated as MSHIHFDGVSVGANNQNSLFPPFSESISHEVVGLFGRNGSGKSSLLSVISGERSAVQGTVTVDGKVGFMRQGAFDPGISVAETLRVREHLRLLARIEAGEPLPTDLDDADWTLPARLEATLAKMGLPDLNLEREAAELSGGEQCRLRIAALLLTEPDILLLDEPTNDLDDAGRAIVADLLRDWKGPALVASHDRTLLEDTDRIIELSPAGVLSVGGGWSAFKAQRDTIRAQAINALEEAEQNARQARAVQQARSERHARRSKQGKLSSARRDASRLEINAQKSRAEKTSARTAAIGQEQVSQAKAAIEEASARVERIVPVRIKLPASGLQRGQRLLAASQISCSFYQRTIFGPLDINITGPERIALTGANGSGKSTLLKVISGGLSPDTGTIRNEPDRTAVLDQHLSLLAPDEDALTAMQRHNPALTKHEAHAALAQYGFRADWCARVVASLSGGERVRLALACLFTGPTPPQLLLLDEPTNHLDVYAIEMLEQALCEYDGAIVCVSHDAAFRSALKLDRTIDLG; from the coding sequence ATGTCTCATATCCACTTTGATGGCGTTTCCGTAGGCGCCAATAACCAAAACTCTCTGTTTCCCCCGTTCTCTGAATCAATTTCGCATGAGGTTGTAGGCCTGTTCGGTCGCAATGGTTCGGGCAAGAGCAGTCTGCTGTCGGTGATTTCCGGCGAACGTTCGGCTGTGCAGGGAACGGTCACTGTCGATGGCAAGGTTGGCTTCATGCGCCAGGGTGCCTTTGATCCGGGCATATCTGTTGCAGAGACGTTGCGAGTGCGCGAGCATTTGCGCCTGCTGGCGCGGATCGAGGCAGGTGAGCCACTGCCGACAGATCTGGATGACGCCGATTGGACTCTTCCGGCAAGGCTGGAGGCTACCTTGGCGAAGATGGGATTGCCTGATCTGAATCTTGAGCGTGAAGCGGCCGAACTAAGCGGGGGCGAACAATGCCGGTTGAGGATCGCGGCGCTGTTGCTGACAGAGCCCGATATTCTGCTGCTTGATGAGCCAACCAATGACCTGGATGACGCAGGACGCGCAATCGTTGCAGACTTGCTGCGCGACTGGAAAGGTCCGGCGTTGGTGGCGAGCCATGATCGCACCTTGCTTGAAGACACGGACCGGATCATCGAGCTTTCGCCCGCTGGCGTGCTGAGCGTTGGCGGCGGCTGGAGCGCGTTCAAGGCGCAGCGCGACACGATCAGAGCGCAAGCGATCAACGCGCTTGAAGAAGCGGAGCAGAATGCCAGGCAAGCCCGCGCAGTTCAGCAGGCCCGATCTGAACGGCATGCCCGGCGCAGCAAGCAAGGCAAGCTGTCATCGGCACGCCGTGATGCTTCCAGGCTGGAAATAAACGCCCAGAAAAGCCGCGCGGAAAAAACCTCTGCACGCACTGCGGCGATCGGACAAGAACAGGTCTCGCAGGCGAAGGCAGCAATCGAGGAGGCTTCGGCCCGCGTCGAACGGATCGTGCCGGTTCGGATTAAGCTCCCCGCGTCAGGTCTACAGCGCGGACAAAGGCTATTGGCTGCATCACAGATCAGCTGTTCCTTTTACCAGCGCACCATTTTCGGTCCGCTTGACATAAACATCACCGGGCCGGAGCGGATCGCGCTGACCGGTGCAAACGGCAGCGGCAAAAGCACTCTCCTGAAGGTGATCTCCGGCGGGCTTTCTCCAGACACTGGTACAATTCGGAACGAACCGGATCGGACCGCCGTGTTGGACCAGCACCTGTCCCTGCTTGCGCCGGATGAAGATGCCTTGACCGCGATGCAGCGCCACAATCCTGCTTTGACCAAGCACGAAGCGCACGCGGCGCTCGCGCAATACGGGTTCAGAGCGGATTGGTGCGCGCGCGTGGTGGCCAGCCTGTCTGGCGGAGAGCGGGTCAGGTTGGCGCTGGCCTGTCTTTTCACCGGGCCGACACCGCCGCAATTGCTGCTGCTGGATGAGCCCACCAACCATCTGGATGTCTATGCAATCGAGATGCTGGAGCAGGCGCTGTGCGAATATGACGGTGCCATCGTCTGCGTGTCGCATGACGCGGCATTCCGTTCAGCGCTAAAACTCGATCGCACTATCGATCTTGGGTGA
- a CDS encoding DUF4112 domain-containing protein, with protein sequence MPNPDQPQVVGISLPTGTDAQSIHQRVEAMEMLLERSFKVPGTNIPIGLDAIIGLVPVLGDIVTTALGAYLVWEARNLGLPKWKLWRMAGNIALDTAVGAVPVVGDAADVLFRSNTRNLRIIKKHLDKHHPETRIIEG encoded by the coding sequence ATGCCCAATCCAGATCAGCCGCAAGTGGTGGGGATTTCTCTGCCTACGGGCACGGATGCTCAATCGATCCACCAACGGGTGGAAGCGATGGAGATGTTGCTGGAGCGCAGTTTCAAGGTGCCCGGCACGAATATACCGATTGGCTTGGATGCGATCATTGGGCTAGTTCCGGTTCTGGGCGATATCGTGACGACAGCCTTGGGTGCCTACTTGGTCTGGGAAGCGCGAAACCTGGGCTTGCCCAAGTGGAAGCTTTGGCGGATGGCAGGGAATATCGCCTTGGATACTGCTGTTGGTGCGGTCCCCGTTGTAGGCGATGCAGCCGACGTGTTGTTCCGTTCCAACACGCGGAACTTGCGGATCATCAAGAAGCATCTGGATAAGCATCATCCCGAGACACGGATCATCGAGGGATAG
- the kynB gene encoding arylformamidase translates to MAPKHKQRLWDISQKLHAGVPVWPGDTAFEQVGTWQIGDGSPVNVSTLTMSTHTGAHADAPLHYDASAPDIASVDLNAYLGQCMVIDLRDSQQAIQPDELPDLCGATRVLFRTYEHFPHDAWTEEFKAIAAETIVRLAESGVKLVGIDSPSIDPQNSKTMDAHKAVLKADMRILEGLVLDDVPEGRYELIALPLPIVNGDASPVRAVLRELSDA, encoded by the coding sequence ATGGCGCCCAAGCACAAACAGCGCCTGTGGGATATTTCGCAGAAACTGCACGCGGGCGTGCCTGTCTGGCCGGGCGACACCGCGTTCGAACAGGTTGGAACTTGGCAAATCGGGGATGGTTCGCCGGTCAATGTCTCCACGCTCACGATGTCGACCCACACAGGGGCGCATGCCGACGCGCCACTGCATTACGATGCCAGTGCGCCCGACATCGCTTCGGTCGATCTCAACGCCTATCTCGGGCAATGCATGGTCATCGATCTGCGGGACAGTCAGCAGGCAATTCAGCCTGACGAACTGCCCGATCTTTGTGGCGCAACTCGTGTGCTATTTCGAACCTATGAACACTTCCCCCATGATGCGTGGACCGAAGAATTCAAAGCGATTGCCGCGGAGACTATCGTCCGACTTGCGGAATCTGGAGTGAAACTGGTCGGGATCGACAGCCCGTCAATCGATCCGCAAAATTCCAAGACTATGGATGCGCATAAAGCTGTCTTGAAAGCGGACATGCGGATCTTGGAAGGGCTTGTCCTAGATGATGTGCCCGAAGGCCGGTATGAACTGATCGCTCTTCCACTGCCAATCGTGAACGGAGATGCATCGCCGGTTCGGGCCGTGTTGCGGGAACTGAGCGATGCTTGA
- a CDS encoding ABC transporter substrate-binding protein, with product MRIALFSLAAFVVASCGPAAPDGPVNVAIIGDPDGLVSNGMRLSPAGQHYRAATAEGLVAIDEAGNVVPALAERWIVTDDGLSYIFRLRNSDWPDGVAMTADDIRTALRRNLRDLRGTSLGLDLSKVDEIRDMTGRVIEITLTSPMPDFLRLLAQPEMGIFLDGSGAGPMVRSDESDGQPLLLTPLPPEARGFPAREQWQSRARQVAVSAMPANSAVDAFAAGEVDLVLNGRLSNLPLADTGPLTRGTIRLDAALGVFGLVVTSDDGFLAEPLNRQALSLAVDRSNLLQPFNVGGWQSTSWIVPRELATGAAAQGERWPNLSLEQRRDIASQRVAAWERAEGEELVLRIGLPDGPGSDTLFTQLAGNFTQVGITAVRAGLREGAELELHDRLARFYSPRWFLNQFHCRLELGLCSEEADDLVEQSIVESDAQLKAQFLATAHNQLIESEIFIPLGAPVRWSLVRGDITGFEENRWGLHPLFPLSQPPT from the coding sequence ATGCGGATTGCTCTCTTCTCACTTGCGGCCTTTGTCGTGGCTTCGTGCGGCCCAGCGGCCCCTGATGGGCCGGTCAATGTGGCGATCATCGGCGATCCAGATGGGCTTGTTTCCAATGGTATGCGACTATCCCCGGCGGGCCAGCATTATCGCGCTGCCACTGCAGAGGGCCTTGTTGCAATTGATGAGGCTGGCAATGTCGTCCCTGCTTTGGCGGAGCGCTGGATCGTCACAGATGACGGACTGAGTTATATCTTCCGACTGCGCAATTCTGACTGGCCTGACGGAGTGGCCATGACTGCGGACGATATCCGCACCGCACTCCGCAGGAATTTGCGTGATTTGAGGGGAACTTCACTAGGTCTCGACCTCTCCAAGGTGGACGAGATACGCGACATGACAGGTCGCGTAATAGAGATTACGCTGACCAGCCCGATGCCGGACTTCTTGCGACTTCTTGCTCAACCCGAGATGGGCATCTTTCTGGACGGTTCGGGAGCCGGCCCCATGGTGCGGTCGGACGAATCTGATGGGCAACCATTACTGCTAACACCGCTACCACCGGAAGCACGCGGTTTTCCTGCCCGCGAGCAATGGCAATCAAGAGCCCGCCAGGTTGCCGTTTCGGCGATGCCTGCAAACAGCGCGGTCGATGCTTTCGCTGCCGGGGAAGTCGATCTGGTTTTGAATGGCCGGCTTTCAAACTTACCCCTTGCCGATACAGGTCCTCTGACGCGGGGCACGATCCGGCTGGACGCGGCGCTGGGCGTGTTCGGACTGGTGGTAACAAGTGATGACGGTTTTCTTGCTGAGCCTCTTAACCGCCAGGCCTTGAGCCTTGCGGTCGATCGCAGCAATCTGCTCCAACCGTTCAATGTGGGCGGCTGGCAGTCCACCAGCTGGATTGTTCCGCGGGAGCTGGCGACCGGCGCAGCAGCGCAAGGGGAAAGATGGCCAAACCTGTCGCTTGAGCAGCGCCGTGACATCGCAAGCCAGCGCGTGGCCGCATGGGAGCGGGCTGAAGGGGAAGAGCTGGTGCTCCGGATCGGCCTACCCGACGGGCCGGGGAGTGATACTCTTTTCACGCAGCTGGCCGGAAATTTCACTCAAGTCGGGATCACTGCAGTACGCGCTGGTTTACGCGAGGGTGCCGAGCTTGAACTGCATGATCGGCTGGCACGATTCTATTCGCCCCGTTGGTTTCTCAACCAGTTCCACTGCCGGTTGGAGCTTGGCCTGTGCTCTGAGGAAGCCGACGATCTGGTCGAACAATCCATTGTCGAAAGCGATGCTCAGTTGAAGGCCCAGTTCTTGGCGACGGCGCACAACCAACTGATCGAATCTGAGATATTTATTCCGTTGGGTGCACCTGTGCGTTGGTCGCTTGTTCGCGGAGACATAACCGGCTTTGAAGAGAACCGCTGGGGGCTGCACCCCTTGTTCCCGCTCTCGCAACCTCCCACATAG
- a CDS encoding GNAT family N-acetyltransferase, translated as MSDRELTVRMVPSVGSLPADQWNALGGNRNPFVSHEFLTALEDSASVGPGTGWEPAPIIITDDAGDLLGALPSYAKGHSQGEYVFDHSWADALQRAGGRYYPKLQIAAPFTPATGPRLLMRDDLLAPHLLHAAEAVCLQSNLSSAHATFVEPEQLPYFEEGGWLLRSDIQFHWENRGYANFDEFLGELASRKRRALRKERKSAQEGVRIVNLTGDGIKPEHWDIFWIFYQDTGARKWGSPYLTREAFTLLGERMADRMVLGLAYLDDAPIAGALHFIGQDTLYGRYWGCSQDKRFLHFEMCYYQAIDIAIERGLKRVEAGAQGGHKLSRGYEPVQTWSAHWIADPGFRTAVSDFLEREREGVATDQIYLDQRTPFKKS; from the coding sequence GTGAGCGATCGGGAACTGACCGTCCGCATGGTTCCGTCAGTCGGCTCGCTGCCGGCAGACCAATGGAATGCGCTGGGCGGAAACCGCAACCCCTTTGTCAGCCATGAATTCCTGACCGCGTTGGAGGATTCGGCCAGTGTTGGCCCTGGTACCGGCTGGGAGCCTGCACCAATTATCATCACCGATGACGCAGGGGATTTGCTTGGAGCGCTTCCAAGCTATGCCAAAGGACACAGCCAAGGCGAATATGTATTCGATCACAGTTGGGCGGACGCTTTGCAGCGGGCAGGTGGGCGATACTATCCCAAGCTGCAGATTGCGGCACCCTTTACACCGGCAACGGGTCCTCGGTTGCTCATGCGCGATGACCTGTTGGCTCCTCACCTCCTGCACGCCGCTGAAGCTGTTTGCTTGCAAAGCAATCTTTCGTCAGCCCACGCGACTTTTGTCGAACCTGAGCAGCTGCCATACTTTGAAGAAGGTGGTTGGCTGCTGCGCAGCGATATTCAGTTTCATTGGGAGAATCGCGGGTACGCCAATTTCGATGAGTTTCTGGGAGAGTTGGCTTCCCGGAAGCGTCGCGCTCTGCGCAAGGAACGCAAAAGCGCACAAGAGGGCGTGCGTATCGTCAACCTCACCGGTGATGGCATCAAGCCCGAACATTGGGACATCTTCTGGATATTCTATCAGGATACCGGCGCACGCAAATGGGGCTCACCCTATCTGACGCGCGAGGCCTTCACGCTGTTAGGCGAGAGGATGGCAGATCGAATGGTGCTGGGTCTCGCTTATCTTGATGACGCGCCTATTGCAGGCGCGTTGCACTTCATCGGTCAGGACACGCTATATGGCCGATACTGGGGGTGCAGCCAGGACAAACGCTTCCTGCATTTTGAGATGTGTTACTATCAAGCCATCGATATTGCGATCGAACGCGGCCTGAAAAGGGTCGAGGCAGGTGCCCAAGGTGGGCACAAGCTGTCGCGCGGATATGAACCTGTCCAGACGTGGTCAGCCCATTGGATCGCTGATCCGGGATTTCGCACGGCGGTATCCGATTTTCTCGAACGCGAGCGCGAAGGTGTGGCCACTGATCAGATTTATCTGGATCAGCGCACGCCTTTCAAGAAGTCTTAG
- a CDS encoding tryptophan 2,3-dioxygenase, whose protein sequence is MANSDVTYTSYLDLERILGAQHPASRAHDEMLFIIVHQASELWLKLCLHELTAAREHIATDNLRPAFKMLARVARAQGQLIQSWDVLSTMTPHDYSTIRPHLGTSSGFQSPQYRMMEFMLGGRDAKHIALHEKTADWSQRLSAEMQRSSIYDDAVKLLARRGFTIDAKALERDLAAPYEHNASVEAAWAQIYRDPQKHWDLYELAEKLVDLEYHFQRWRFGHLKTVERIIGFKRGTGGTPGVPYLAGVLKQAFFPELLSVRTAI, encoded by the coding sequence ATGGCAAATTCGGATGTCACCTATACAAGCTACCTTGATCTGGAGCGCATTCTTGGCGCGCAGCATCCTGCTTCACGTGCGCATGACGAAATGCTGTTCATCATCGTCCATCAGGCAAGCGAGCTCTGGCTCAAATTGTGCCTGCATGAGTTGACCGCAGCGCGTGAACATATCGCAACGGACAACTTGCGTCCGGCATTCAAGATGCTTGCCCGTGTCGCTCGGGCACAAGGGCAGCTGATCCAGAGCTGGGATGTGCTGAGCACCATGACCCCGCATGACTATTCGACCATTCGCCCGCATCTGGGCACATCAAGCGGGTTTCAGTCGCCACAATACCGCATGATGGAATTCATGTTGGGTGGCCGCGATGCCAAGCACATCGCTTTGCATGAAAAGACTGCTGATTGGTCTCAGCGACTGAGCGCCGAAATGCAGCGTTCGAGCATCTATGATGATGCAGTCAAACTGCTCGCGCGTCGCGGATTTACGATTGACGCAAAAGCGTTGGAGCGCGACCTAGCCGCGCCGTATGAACACAATGCGAGCGTCGAAGCCGCTTGGGCGCAGATCTACCGCGATCCGCAAAAGCACTGGGACCTTTATGAGTTGGCGGAAAAGCTGGTCGATCTGGAATACCATTTCCAGCGCTGGCGGTTCGGCCATTTGAAGACAGTAGAGCGCATCATAGGCTTCAAGCGTGGAACTGGTGGGACACCCGGCGTTCCTTATCTTGCCGGCGTATTGAAGCAGGCGTTCTTTCCTGAACTGCTTAGTGTCAGGACAGCGATCTGA